AGTGATCCACGATATATTTGTGGAGTCAGGAACGCCCATGGTCAAACCGAATCAGTATGTGAAGCCCGGTGATCTTTTGGTATCCGGAAAAATTGGCAGCGAGGAGGCCCCTCAGCTAACGGCAGCCAAAGGGAAAGTGTGGGGAGAAGTGTGGTATGTGAGTGAAATCAGGGTACCCTTAAAACTGGAGAAAGCGGTATTGACCGGGGAGCGGAAAACCCGGTATTATCTGCATGTCGGACCGTACAAGCTCAAAGTGTGGGGATACGGGCAGATCCCGTTTGACCATTATGTAACCCGGGATGATAGGTATTCATTATCTATCGGCTCCTTTACCTTGCCAATAGCTTGGACGATTGAACAGGTGCAAGCAGCCCGTCAAGCCGAGGTGACGCTGGATGAAGCAAAAGCATTGAACATGGGCCTCAAACTGGCCCGGGAAAAAATGGTGGCCAAGCTGCCGGAGGATGCTGAAATTGTGGAAGAAAATATTTTGAAAAAGGGAATTGATAGTGGTAAAGTTTATATTAAGATACACTATAGTGTGATTGAGGAAATCTCAATGGCAAAATATACAAGTCAAGGGGAATGAGGCATTGCAGAACCAACTAGAAAAGTACGTTTTACCCATTGTGTCATCTCAAGAAGAGCAAGTATTGTTCGGGCCACGGGACCGTTTTATCCGCAACATTGAAGAAGCGTTTCAGATTCAGGTGCATGTTCGGAACGGGAAGGTTACCTTGGCCGGACAGGGTGACAATGTTCAGGCAGCTGCTTCTATGTTTCAGGTGCTCCTGGAGCTGATCCGTAAGGGATATACTTTAGCTGACAGGGATATCTTGTATGCCATTCAGCTCGCCAAAGAAGGGCTGATCGGTCAGCTGAGAGAATTGTTTGAGGAAGAAATCACTAAAACGTATAAAGGGAAACCCATCCGGGTCAAAACATTGGGACAGAGACATTATGTCTCCGCTATCCGCAAGCATGATATCGTTTTCGGCATTGGTCCCGCAGGTACAGGAAAAACTTATCTTGCCGTTGTGCTGGCCACCCATTATTTGAAAAAGGGGCTGGTTAAACGGATTGTGCTCACCCGTCCTGCCGTAGAAGCAGGGGAAAATTTGGGATTTTTGCCCGGGGATTTGCAGGAGAAGGTAGACCCCTATCTCCGACCGCTGTATGATGCGTTGTATGATGTGCTTGGCGTGGAGCAGGTTGCCAGGTATTTGGAAAGGGGAACGATTGAGATTGCCCCTTTAGCCTATATGCGCGGCAGAACCCTAGATGATTCCTTTGTCATTTTGGATGAAGCCCAAAATACAACTCCGGAACAAATGAAGATGTTTTTAACCCGGCTGGGTTTTGGCTCTAAAATGGTGATTACGGGTGACCGCACCCAAATTGATTTGCCCAAAGGAAAAAAATCTGGATTAATAGAAGCGGAGGGACTGTTGAGAAATGTTGAGGGGCTGAGCTTTATTTATCTTCAG
This DNA window, taken from Caldalkalibacillus thermarum, encodes the following:
- a CDS encoding PhoH family protein; its protein translation is MQNQLEKYVLPIVSSQEEQVLFGPRDRFIRNIEEAFQIQVHVRNGKVTLAGQGDNVQAAASMFQVLLELIRKGYTLADRDILYAIQLAKEGLIGQLRELFEEEITKTYKGKPIRVKTLGQRHYVSAIRKHDIVFGIGPAGTGKTYLAVVLATHYLKKGLVKRIVLTRPAVEAGENLGFLPGDLQEKVDPYLRPLYDALYDVLGVEQVARYLERGTIEIAPLAYMRGRTLDDSFVILDEAQNTTPEQMKMFLTRLGFGSKMVITGDRTQIDLPKGKKSGLIEAEGLLRNVEGLSFIYLQQADVVRHPLVQRIIEAYDQHDRR